A genome region from Natronosalvus rutilus includes the following:
- a CDS encoding ABC transporter ATP-binding protein, translated as MSDRVPLLELEDVDAGYGETRVLHDLSLAIEEGEIVSLIGRNGAGKTTTLRSIMGIVTPTSGMIAYRGEDISHLDATATARRGLSLVPEERQIFPELTVRENLELASYGGADDVDSLSVDAALETFENLAEREGNAGSSLSGGEQQMLAIARALVAGADLILLDEPTEGLAPYIVQDVMEIIEDLNDRGITVLLIEQNVHVGLALADRNYVINQGEIVWEGTSAELEADEEVLDRYLGVTA; from the coding sequence ATGAGTGATCGCGTCCCGCTCCTCGAACTCGAGGACGTCGACGCGGGCTACGGCGAGACGCGTGTCCTGCACGATTTGTCGCTCGCGATCGAGGAGGGCGAAATCGTCTCGCTGATCGGTCGCAACGGGGCCGGTAAGACGACGACGCTCCGGTCGATCATGGGCATCGTCACGCCTACCTCGGGAATGATCGCCTATCGCGGCGAGGACATCTCGCACCTCGACGCCACTGCGACCGCCAGGCGGGGACTCTCGCTCGTCCCCGAGGAACGCCAGATCTTCCCCGAGTTGACCGTCCGCGAGAACCTCGAACTGGCTTCCTACGGCGGGGCCGACGACGTCGACTCGCTCTCGGTCGACGCGGCGCTCGAGACGTTCGAGAACCTCGCCGAGCGGGAGGGGAACGCCGGGTCATCGCTCTCGGGCGGCGAACAGCAGATGCTCGCCATCGCCCGGGCGCTCGTCGCGGGGGCCGATCTCATCCTGCTCGACGAGCCGACCGAAGGGCTCGCTCCGTACATCGTCCAGGACGTCATGGAGATCATCGAGGACCTCAACGATCGGGGGATCACGGTCCTCCTGATCGAGCAGAACGTCCACGTCGGCCTCGCCCTCGCGGACCGGAACTACGTCATCAATCAGGGCGAGATCGTCTGGGAGGGGACCTCGGCGGAACTCGAGGCCGACGAGGAGGTACTCGATCGGTACCTTGGCGTCACGGCCTGA
- a CDS encoding cation:proton antiporter — MVLELYDIGFVVVGVTLFGIAVLPRYVADRAISLPIFFVVLGFLAFWLPTGLPAPDPLEQGHVVERLAEFGVIIALMGVGLKLDRAPGLRAWSSTWRLLLIAMPLSIAGAALVGWWLVGLVVPTAILLGACIAPTDPVLASEVQVEDPGDGSEEDVVGDGEYDDEVRFALSSEAGLNDGFAFPFTNLAVAMALVGIAPGNWMGEWLLVDVGYRIVVGTLAGVILGWISARLIFGTEPNTQIARSVQGLEAVAGTLLVYGITELVGGYGFIAVFVAAVTIRSSERSHEYNDALHEISELAEQVSMGVIMVFFGGAIAGGLLAPLTLEAVIAAIVIVFLVRPLAGLIGFLGSSTGWAERGAIAFFGIRGIGSFYYLAHGLNEAAFSDADLLWALVGAVVLVSIVVHGITANPVMRVVTN, encoded by the coding sequence GTGGTACTCGAGTTGTACGACATCGGCTTCGTCGTCGTCGGTGTGACGCTGTTCGGCATCGCCGTGCTTCCCCGATACGTCGCCGACAGAGCGATTTCTCTGCCCATTTTCTTCGTGGTTTTAGGGTTTCTCGCGTTCTGGTTGCCGACCGGGCTTCCTGCTCCAGATCCGCTCGAGCAGGGCCACGTCGTCGAACGGCTGGCGGAGTTCGGAGTCATCATCGCGTTGATGGGCGTCGGACTGAAACTCGACCGGGCGCCAGGACTGCGTGCCTGGTCGTCGACCTGGCGATTGCTGCTGATCGCAATGCCGTTATCGATCGCCGGTGCGGCGCTGGTTGGCTGGTGGCTGGTCGGCCTCGTCGTCCCGACGGCGATTCTCCTGGGGGCGTGTATCGCTCCGACCGATCCGGTGCTCGCCTCCGAAGTCCAGGTCGAGGACCCCGGAGACGGATCCGAAGAAGACGTGGTCGGCGACGGGGAGTACGATGACGAGGTCAGGTTCGCGCTCTCCTCCGAGGCCGGACTCAACGACGGCTTCGCCTTCCCGTTCACGAACCTCGCTGTCGCCATGGCCCTCGTCGGCATCGCCCCGGGCAACTGGATGGGGGAGTGGCTGCTGGTCGACGTCGGCTACCGGATCGTCGTCGGGACCCTCGCCGGCGTGATCCTCGGCTGGATCAGCGCCAGACTCATCTTCGGTACCGAACCGAACACGCAGATCGCCAGGTCCGTCCAGGGCCTCGAGGCCGTCGCCGGGACGCTCCTCGTCTACGGGATTACCGAACTCGTCGGGGGCTACGGTTTCATCGCCGTCTTCGTCGCCGCGGTGACGATCCGCAGTTCCGAACGGTCGCACGAGTACAACGACGCGCTCCACGAGATCAGCGAACTCGCCGAACAGGTCTCCATGGGGGTCATCATGGTCTTCTTCGGCGGGGCGATCGCCGGAGGACTACTGGCGCCGCTGACGCTCGAGGCGGTGATCGCTGCCATCGTCATCGTCTTCCTCGTGCGTCCGCTGGCCGGCCTCATCGGCTTCCTCGGCTCGAGTACGGGGTGGGCCGAACGCGGCGCCATCGCGTTCTTCGGCATCCGCGGGATCGGCTCGTTCTACTACCTCGCTCACGGTCTCAACGAGGCCGCCTTCTCCGACGCCGACTTGCTCTGGGCGCTCGTTGGGGCCGTCGTGCTCGTCTCGATCGTCGTCCACGGAATCACGGCGAACCCCGTCATGCGCGTCGTGACGAATTAG
- a CDS encoding cation:proton antiporter regulatory subunit, protein MTIYESDLPGVGKKYEVELEDGERLIIVTHNTGKREIYKKDEEGADSEKVFEMSDRLARKVGTILEGAYFQPVQSDRVETMLTGETFIEWYNLDPASVLVGQTIAEAQIRERTGVSIVAIQRGEEVLAAPGPETTFAADDTLVVVGDRDDCRDFESLVGGDGGR, encoded by the coding sequence ATGACCATATACGAGAGCGACCTTCCCGGCGTCGGCAAGAAGTACGAGGTGGAACTCGAGGACGGGGAGCGCCTCATCATCGTCACCCACAACACGGGTAAACGGGAAATCTACAAGAAAGACGAGGAGGGTGCAGACAGCGAAAAGGTATTCGAAATGTCCGATCGGCTCGCCCGAAAGGTAGGAACGATCCTCGAGGGCGCGTACTTCCAGCCGGTGCAATCCGACCGCGTCGAGACCATGCTCACCGGCGAGACGTTCATCGAGTGGTACAACCTGGACCCGGCCTCGGTACTCGTCGGCCAGACCATCGCCGAGGCACAGATTCGCGAGCGAACCGGCGTCTCGATCGTCGCGATCCAGCGCGGCGAGGAGGTTCTCGCCGCCCCGGGCCCGGAGACGACGTTCGCGGCCGACGACACGCTCGTCGTCGTCGGCGACCGCGACGACTGTCGAGACTTCGAATCACTCGTTGGAGGCGACGGAGGAAGGTGA